A section of the Bacteroidota bacterium genome encodes:
- a CDS encoding 50S ribosomal protein L11 methyltransferase: IFANINRNVLLAYLPEFAQKIAPGGRLFLSGVLVADHPMMEEAARAAGFNLLQHDHEGPWWAGVFEATPNT, translated from the coding sequence GATTTTTGCCAATATCAACCGGAACGTACTGCTCGCGTATCTGCCTGAATTTGCGCAGAAAATTGCACCAGGTGGCCGTTTGTTTTTATCAGGTGTGTTGGTTGCCGACCATCCGATGATGGAAGAAGCTGCCCGCGCTGCCGGTTTCAACTTGTTGCAGCATGACCATGAAGGGCCCTGGTGGGCCGGCGTATTTGAGGCTACTCCTAACACATGA